In one window of Kitasatospora sp. MMS16-BH015 DNA:
- a CDS encoding LysE/ArgO family amino acid transporter: MGTTLTAAAAGFGTGMSLLVAIGAQNAFVLRQGVRRQAVLPVIAICAASDAVLIALGVGGLGALITAWPATLTAVRVVGAAFLLCYAVIAARRVFRASSLEGGGPAVRSGRRAVLSCLAMTWLNPHVYLDTVLLLGSVAATHGALRWQFGLGAALASLCWFAALGFGARLLTGFFRRPSSWRALDALVATTMLVTGLSLAAGA, translated from the coding sequence ATGGGAACCACGCTCACCGCCGCCGCGGCCGGATTCGGGACCGGCATGTCACTGCTCGTCGCCATCGGGGCGCAGAACGCCTTCGTGCTGCGCCAAGGTGTGCGGCGGCAGGCGGTCCTGCCGGTGATAGCGATCTGCGCGGCTTCCGACGCCGTGCTGATCGCCCTGGGGGTGGGCGGCCTCGGCGCGCTGATCACCGCGTGGCCGGCGACGCTGACGGCAGTGCGCGTGGTCGGCGCGGCCTTCCTGCTCTGCTACGCGGTGATCGCCGCTCGGCGCGTCTTCCGGGCCTCCAGCCTGGAGGGCGGCGGACCCGCCGTCCGTTCCGGCCGCCGCGCGGTGCTCAGCTGTCTCGCGATGACCTGGCTGAACCCGCACGTCTACCTCGACACGGTGCTGCTGCTCGGCTCCGTCGCGGCGACCCACGGTGCGTTGCGCTGGCAGTTCGGGCTCGGTGCCGCCCTGGCGAGCCTGTGCTGGTTCGCCGCCCTGGGTTTCGGCGCCCGGCTGCTCACCGGGTTCTTCCGCCGCCCCTCCTCCTGGCGCGCGCTGGACGCCTTGGTCGCGACGACAATGCTGGTCACCGGCCTGTCCCTGGCAGCCGGGGCCTGA
- a CDS encoding SDR family NAD(P)-dependent oxidoreductase: protein MPTGSLTGQVGLVTGAGRGIGREIAIGLAAEGMAVGLLGRTHGTLIETLKECVRHGARGVAVTVDVTRPGAVREAVRAVERDLGPVDLLVNNAGQVDRAEVPLWEADPNQWWQVVETNLRGPFNLMRYVLPGMVSRRSGRVLNLNSGFALRPDGNYTAYATSKGALLQLSDNLADSLAAHRVVILDVSPGAVATDMTAGMPMFKDMKAWGSIPYMVAVTVDAARGRFDALHGRFIHAGRDNLERLVSEAEAIREADARTLRLRPYGPADPLA from the coding sequence ATGCCGACGGGTTCGCTGACGGGGCAGGTCGGGCTGGTCACCGGCGCGGGCCGGGGCATCGGCCGGGAGATCGCGATCGGGCTGGCCGCCGAGGGGATGGCGGTCGGCCTGCTGGGCCGCACCCACGGCACGCTGATCGAGACCCTCAAGGAGTGCGTGCGGCACGGCGCCCGCGGGGTGGCCGTCACGGTGGATGTGACCAGGCCCGGCGCCGTCCGGGAGGCCGTCCGTGCCGTGGAGCGCGACCTCGGCCCGGTCGACCTGCTGGTCAACAACGCCGGGCAGGTCGACCGGGCCGAGGTGCCGCTCTGGGAGGCCGACCCGAACCAGTGGTGGCAGGTGGTGGAGACCAACTTGCGCGGGCCGTTCAACCTGATGCGGTACGTGCTGCCCGGCATGGTCAGCCGCCGCTCCGGCCGGGTGCTCAACCTCAACTCCGGCTTCGCGCTGCGCCCGGACGGCAACTACACCGCGTACGCCACCTCCAAGGGCGCGCTGCTCCAGCTCTCCGACAACCTGGCCGATTCGCTGGCCGCCCACCGGGTGGTGATCCTCGACGTCAGCCCCGGCGCGGTGGCCACCGACATGACGGCCGGGATGCCGATGTTCAAGGACATGAAGGCCTGGGGCAGCATCCCGTACATGGTCGCCGTGACGGTGGACGCCGCCCGGGGCCGGTTCGACGCCCTGCACGGCCGCTTCATCCACGCCGGACGGGACAACCTGGAGCGCCTGGTCAGCGAGGCCGAGGCGATCCGGGAGGCCGACGCCCGGACGCTCCGGCTCCGCCCGTACGGCCCCGCCGACCCGCTGGCCTGA
- a CDS encoding class I SAM-dependent methyltransferase, which produces MRQGEPSRTAYAAARHRAVHQLLEGGRVFADPLAVAILGADPAALVAEAEAEPGRRPMRLFIAARTRFAEETVATAHTAGTRQLVVLGAGLDTFGYRQTHPGLRVFEVDHPATQEWKRQRLAEAGIAVPDSLHHVPVDFERDSLLGQLTAAGFEPSRPAVFSWLGVVPYLTREAVLDTLRLIGGLPGGAQLLFDYSEPPESRSPEGRAAYERSAARVAALGEPWLTHFTPADLAATLTDLGLPEIEDLDVDAIATRFFHRPPGSYPGGGAHLLRAAGPGAG; this is translated from the coding sequence ATGAGGCAGGGCGAACCGAGCCGGACGGCGTACGCGGCCGCGCGGCACCGGGCGGTGCACCAACTCCTGGAGGGCGGGCGGGTGTTCGCCGATCCGCTGGCCGTCGCCATCCTCGGTGCCGATCCGGCCGCGCTGGTCGCCGAGGCGGAGGCGGAGCCCGGGCGGCGGCCGATGCGGCTGTTCATCGCCGCCCGCACCCGCTTCGCCGAAGAGACGGTGGCCACTGCCCACACCGCCGGCACTCGGCAACTGGTCGTGCTCGGCGCGGGGCTGGACACCTTCGGGTACCGGCAGACCCACCCGGGCCTGCGCGTCTTCGAGGTGGACCACCCGGCCACCCAGGAGTGGAAGCGGCAGCGCCTGGCCGAGGCCGGGATCGCGGTGCCCGACTCGCTCCACCACGTGCCCGTCGACTTCGAACGGGACTCCCTGCTCGGTCAGTTGACGGCGGCGGGCTTCGAACCGTCCCGTCCGGCCGTGTTCAGCTGGCTCGGTGTGGTGCCGTACCTGACCCGGGAGGCCGTGCTCGACACCCTGCGACTGATCGGCGGCCTGCCCGGCGGCGCCCAGCTGCTCTTCGACTACTCCGAACCGCCCGAGAGCCGCTCGCCCGAAGGCCGCGCCGCCTACGAGCGGAGCGCCGCCCGGGTCGCCGCCCTCGGCGAACCCTGGCTCACCCACTTCACCCCCGCCGACCTGGCCGCCACCCTCACCGACCTCGGACTCCCCGAGATCGAGGACCTGGACGTGGACGCCATCGCCACCCGCTTCTTCCACCGCCCTCCGGGCTCCTACCCCGGCGGCGGCGCCCACCTCCTCCGGGCCGCCGGCCCGGGTGCCGGCTGA
- a CDS encoding ketopantoate reductase family protein, whose translation MRYIIIGAGAVGGVIGGRLFESGHEVVLVARGAHLAALRAEGLELTTPEGTRRLPVPAVGGPDEVELGPEDVLLLAAKTQHAEALLAEWAARPVAGGGTAGEVLPVVTAQNGVEGERLALRRFRRVYGMCVWLPATFLEPGRVSAAGAPVSGFLHVGRYPAGCDQTAERICADLEASVFRAVATEEVMAWKYGKLLGNVGNALEAVSGPAVTEPQLTLFRRLVAEYEAALAAAGLAYKSAAEQQAERGDLITLRPLPGIERGGGSSWQSLSRGTGTIEADYLSGEAVLLGRLHGVPTPLNEALQRLAGEFARTGRAAGSLTEAELDELLEL comes from the coding sequence ATGCGATACATCATCATCGGTGCGGGTGCGGTCGGCGGCGTGATCGGGGGGCGGCTCTTCGAGAGCGGCCATGAGGTGGTGCTCGTCGCGCGCGGCGCGCACCTGGCGGCGCTGCGCGCCGAGGGCCTGGAGCTGACCACGCCCGAGGGCACCCGGCGGCTGCCGGTGCCGGCCGTGGGCGGGCCGGACGAGGTCGAGCTGGGCCCGGAGGACGTGCTGCTGCTCGCCGCCAAGACCCAGCACGCCGAGGCGCTGCTCGCCGAGTGGGCCGCCCGGCCGGTCGCGGGCGGCGGCACCGCCGGGGAGGTGCTGCCGGTGGTCACCGCGCAGAACGGCGTGGAGGGCGAGCGGCTGGCGCTGCGCCGCTTCCGGCGGGTGTACGGGATGTGCGTCTGGCTGCCCGCCACCTTCCTGGAGCCCGGCCGGGTCAGCGCGGCCGGTGCTCCGGTCTCCGGCTTCCTGCACGTCGGCCGCTACCCGGCCGGATGCGACCAGACCGCCGAGCGGATCTGCGCGGACCTCGAGGCCTCGGTCTTCCGGGCGGTGGCCACCGAGGAGGTGATGGCTTGGAAGTACGGCAAGCTGCTCGGCAACGTGGGCAACGCGCTGGAGGCCGTCTCCGGCCCGGCCGTGACCGAGCCCCAGCTCACCCTCTTCCGCCGCCTGGTCGCCGAGTACGAGGCCGCGCTGGCGGCGGCGGGCCTGGCGTACAAGAGCGCCGCGGAGCAGCAGGCCGAGCGCGGCGACCTGATCACCCTCCGGCCGCTGCCCGGCATCGAGCGCGGCGGCGGCTCCTCCTGGCAGAGCCTCAGCCGGGGCACCGGCACCATCGAGGCCGACTACCTGAGCGGCGAGGCCGTGCTGCTCGGCCGCCTGCACGGGGTGCCCACCCCGCTCAACGAGGCCCTGCAGCGGCTGGCCGGCGAGTTCGCCCGCACCGGCCGGGCGGCCGGCAGCCTGACCGAGGCGGAGCTGGACGAGCTGCTCGAGCTCTGA
- a CDS encoding PIN domain-containing protein: protein MARHKLSHEGTLVLDSEGLSKLVNDHEPAVALVAEARKRGMEVVISALTIIEAVHSRTDQARLRWILSGLRIVPIGDEEARAASALLVGAGLHGHKYAIDAAVAEMALRQHRPVVLLTSDIDDMTKLCGDRVRLVAV from the coding sequence ATGGCCCGTCACAAGCTGAGCCACGAGGGCACCTTGGTGCTCGACTCCGAAGGCCTCTCCAAGCTGGTCAACGATCACGAGCCCGCCGTGGCGCTGGTCGCAGAGGCCCGGAAGCGGGGCATGGAGGTGGTGATCAGCGCGCTGACCATCATCGAGGCCGTCCACAGCCGCACTGACCAGGCGCGTCTGCGGTGGATCCTGTCCGGCCTGCGGATCGTGCCGATCGGCGACGAGGAGGCACGGGCCGCCTCGGCACTCCTGGTCGGCGCGGGCCTGCACGGCCACAAGTACGCGATCGACGCGGCGGTGGCGGAGATGGCACTCCGTCAGCACCGGCCAGTCGTCCTGCTGACCTCGGACATCGATGACATGACCAAGCTCTGTGGGGATCGCGTGCGGCTCGTGGCCGTCTGA
- a CDS encoding APC family permease, translating into MVLERRLGVGDAVVVGLGAMIGAGVFSAWGPAAAAAGAGLPLGLGLAAVVAYCNATSSARLAARYPASGGTYVYGRERLGLFWGYLAGWGFVVGKTASCAAMALTVGLYAWPGHARAVAVAAVLAMTAVDYLGVQKAAWFTRAVVAAVLALLLAVVLVCLTSGAADPARLTPVTDTTPGGVLRAAGLLFFAFAGYARVATLGEEVRDPARTIPRAVSTALAITLAVYAAVALALLIVLGPTRLAGATAPLAEAVRAAGAPGLVPLVNVGAALAALGSLLALILGVSRTTLAMARDHHLPPTLAAIHPRYAVPHRAALTIGLTVAALAATTDLRGIIGFSSFGVLTYYAIANTAALTLPPTEGRPPLPVPVLGLVGCLALAFALPIASVATGAGVLVVGAALYGVRSRLT; encoded by the coding sequence GTGGTGCTGGAACGGCGGCTCGGGGTGGGGGACGCCGTGGTGGTCGGGCTCGGGGCGATGATCGGGGCGGGGGTGTTCTCGGCCTGGGGGCCGGCTGCGGCCGCCGCCGGGGCCGGGCTGCCGCTCGGGCTCGGGCTGGCCGCCGTGGTGGCGTACTGCAACGCGACCTCCTCGGCGCGGCTGGCCGCCCGCTACCCGGCCTCCGGCGGCACCTACGTCTACGGCCGCGAACGCCTCGGGCTGTTCTGGGGTTACCTGGCCGGCTGGGGGTTCGTGGTCGGCAAGACCGCCTCCTGCGCGGCGATGGCCCTGACCGTCGGCCTGTACGCCTGGCCCGGGCACGCCCGGGCGGTGGCGGTGGCGGCCGTGCTGGCGATGACGGCGGTGGACTACCTGGGGGTGCAGAAGGCCGCCTGGTTCACCCGGGCGGTGGTCGCGGCCGTCCTCGCGCTGCTGCTCGCGGTGGTCCTGGTCTGCCTGACCAGCGGCGCGGCCGACCCGGCCCGCCTCACGCCGGTCACCGACACCACGCCGGGCGGGGTGCTCCGGGCGGCGGGCCTGCTCTTCTTCGCCTTCGCGGGGTACGCCCGGGTGGCCACCCTCGGCGAGGAGGTCCGCGACCCGGCCCGGACCATCCCGCGCGCCGTCTCCACCGCCCTCGCCATCACCCTCGCGGTGTACGCGGCGGTGGCCCTCGCGCTGCTCATCGTCCTCGGGCCCACCCGCCTGGCCGGGGCCACCGCACCCCTCGCCGAGGCCGTCCGCGCGGCCGGGGCCCCTGGCCTCGTCCCGCTGGTCAACGTCGGCGCGGCCCTCGCGGCCCTCGGCTCCCTGCTCGCCCTCATCCTCGGCGTCTCGCGCACCACCCTCGCCATGGCCCGCGACCACCACCTCCCCCCGACCCTCGCCGCCATCCACCCCCGCTACGCCGTCCCCCACCGCGCCGCCCTCACCATCGGACTCACCGTCGCCGCCCTGGCCGCCACCACCGACCTCCGCGGCATCATCGGCTTCTCCTCCTTCGGCGTCCTCACCTACTACGCCATCGCCAACACCGCCGCCCTCACCCTCCCTCCGACCGAAGGCCGCCCCCCACTCCCGGTCCCGGTGCTCGGCCTGGTCGGCTGCCTCGCCCTCGCCTTCGCCCTCCCGATCGCATCCGTGGCGACGGGGGCGGGCGTGCTCGTGGTCGGCGCCGCGCTCTACGGCGTACGCAGCCGACTCACCTAG
- a CDS encoding arylamine N-acetyltransferase: MPIATLPAPLTDRYLHRLGVPSGAAPSLTTLRALHRAHVLRVPFENLAVQFGRPTTVDPVESAERILSGRGGYCFHLNGAFAALLETIGYQVEWRVGGIHRTDNQAGASGDHLTLTVRCEGETWLVDVGLGQGFLEPLPLRSGSYRQGLFEYRIGPSAVQPGGWRLDVDPQLGYLGMDFRRQPASGPADFAERHEWLSTAPTSPFMPFPCAFQPVADGQKALRGIVLVRIDPEGRHVRELADSAEWFDVLEQDFGLTLPEVGPTERQAYWDRISAAHQAWKAAVAQPRAESTAPAAAVSA, translated from the coding sequence ATGCCGATCGCCACCCTTCCCGCACCCCTGACCGACCGCTACCTGCACCGACTCGGCGTGCCCTCCGGGGCCGCCCCCTCGCTGACCACGCTGCGTGCCCTGCACCGGGCCCACGTGCTGCGGGTGCCGTTCGAGAACCTGGCGGTGCAGTTCGGCCGCCCGACCACCGTCGATCCGGTGGAGTCGGCCGAGCGGATCCTGAGCGGGCGCGGCGGGTACTGCTTCCACCTGAACGGCGCCTTCGCCGCACTGTTGGAGACCATCGGCTACCAGGTCGAGTGGCGGGTGGGCGGCATCCACCGGACGGACAACCAGGCCGGGGCGAGCGGCGACCACCTGACCCTCACCGTGCGGTGCGAGGGCGAGACCTGGCTGGTGGACGTGGGCCTCGGGCAGGGCTTCCTGGAGCCGCTGCCGCTGCGCAGCGGCAGCTACCGGCAGGGCCTCTTCGAGTACCGGATCGGGCCCTCGGCGGTGCAGCCCGGCGGCTGGCGGCTCGACGTGGACCCGCAGCTCGGCTACCTCGGGATGGACTTCCGCCGGCAGCCCGCGAGCGGCCCCGCCGACTTCGCCGAGCGGCACGAGTGGCTCTCCACCGCGCCCACCTCGCCGTTCATGCCCTTCCCCTGCGCCTTCCAGCCCGTCGCGGACGGCCAGAAGGCGCTGCGCGGCATCGTGCTGGTGCGGATCGACCCCGAGGGCCGGCACGTCCGCGAACTGGCCGATTCCGCCGAGTGGTTCGACGTCCTGGAGCAGGACTTCGGACTGACCCTGCCCGAGGTCGGCCCGACAGAGCGGCAGGCCTACTGGGACCGGATCAGCGCCGCCCACCAGGCCTGGAAGGCCGCCGTCGCCCAGCCCCGCGCAGAAAGCACGGCCCCGGCCGCCGCGGTGTCAGCCTGA
- a CDS encoding polysaccharide deacetylase family protein has product MTVDRRTVLRSTARLAALSAAGGLLAACGEDATPKASGPASFAARVQPSHLNTVGPAATGVPAAPTGTPTAAPTPSAPPAAPPLAANTPDEVVNGPRDRRQVALTFHGQGDPALATAILTTAEQHGARLTVMVVGSWLDQQPAMARRILDGGHELGNHTQNHLDISTMSPQQAHDEIAQCAERLQRLTGSIGRWFRPSAAQYANAMVREQAKAVGYQHCLSFDVDPRDYSDPGAEVVQRRLLKAVQGGSVVALHMGHKGTLDALPGILDGLKGMGLGAVTASQLCA; this is encoded by the coding sequence ATGACTGTCGACCGCCGCACCGTACTGCGCTCCACGGCCCGCCTGGCCGCCCTGTCCGCCGCCGGGGGGCTCCTCGCCGCGTGCGGCGAGGACGCCACCCCGAAGGCCTCGGGGCCCGCCTCGTTCGCCGCCCGGGTGCAGCCCTCGCACCTCAACACCGTCGGCCCGGCCGCCACCGGCGTGCCCGCCGCCCCCACCGGCACGCCCACGGCCGCCCCGACGCCGAGCGCGCCGCCCGCCGCTCCCCCGCTGGCCGCCAACACCCCCGACGAGGTGGTGAACGGCCCGCGCGACCGCCGCCAGGTCGCCCTCACCTTCCACGGTCAGGGCGATCCGGCGCTGGCCACCGCGATACTCACCACCGCCGAACAGCACGGTGCCCGGCTCACCGTGATGGTGGTGGGCAGCTGGCTCGACCAGCAGCCCGCGATGGCCCGGCGGATATTGGACGGCGGCCACGAGCTGGGCAACCACACCCAGAACCACCTCGACATCTCGACCATGAGCCCGCAGCAGGCCCACGACGAGATCGCCCAGTGCGCCGAACGGCTCCAGCGGCTCACCGGCTCGATCGGCCGCTGGTTCCGCCCCTCGGCGGCCCAGTACGCCAACGCGATGGTCCGCGAGCAGGCCAAGGCCGTCGGCTACCAGCACTGCCTCTCCTTCGACGTGGACCCGCGCGACTACAGCGACCCGGGCGCCGAGGTCGTGCAGCGCCGCCTGCTCAAGGCCGTCCAGGGCGGCTCGGTGGTCGCCCTGCACATGGGCCACAAGGGCACCCTGGACGCCCTGCCCGGCATCCTGGACGGCCTGAAGGGGATGGGCCTGGGCGCGGTGACCGCCAGTCAGCTCTGCGCCTGA
- a CDS encoding GNAT family N-acetyltransferase, which produces MATTLHGESVTLRPATADDVPALTAIRATPEVYARWRGGPDLAAEVAADLADELNPVLAIEYGGRTVGAIQWHAEQTPDYRHAGMDIFLDPSVHGRGLGADAVRTLARHLITDHGFHRLVIDPAADNAAAIACYRKVGFRPVGVMRQYERGSDGSWHDGLLMDLLAEELS; this is translated from the coding sequence ATGGCGACCACCCTGCACGGAGAGTCCGTCACGCTGCGCCCCGCGACCGCCGACGACGTACCGGCCCTGACCGCGATCCGGGCCACGCCCGAGGTCTACGCCCGCTGGCGCGGCGGGCCGGACCTGGCCGCCGAGGTGGCGGCGGACCTCGCGGACGAGCTGAACCCGGTGCTGGCCATCGAGTACGGGGGCCGTACGGTGGGCGCGATCCAGTGGCACGCCGAGCAGACGCCGGACTACCGGCACGCGGGGATGGACATCTTCCTCGACCCCTCGGTGCACGGCCGGGGCCTGGGCGCCGACGCCGTCCGCACGCTGGCCCGGCACCTGATCACCGACCACGGCTTCCACCGCCTGGTGATCGACCCGGCGGCCGACAACGCCGCCGCCATCGCCTGCTACCGCAAGGTGGGCTTCCGCCCGGTGGGCGTGATGCGGCAGTACGAGCGAGGCTCGGACGGCAGTTGGCACGACGGCCTGCTGATGGACCTGCTGGCCGAGGAGCTCAGCTAG
- a CDS encoding response regulator transcription factor, which translates to MRVVVAEDLFLLREGLVRLLKARGFEIAAATDSAPGLLDALLEHRPELAVVDIWLPPTHTDDGLRAALAARSRLPGLPILLLSQYVEPLYAEELLADQSGGVGYLLKDRVFSDDQFVDAIRTVAGGGTVMDPQVVTKLLGRQHRSTPLSRLSDRERQVLELMAEGRSNSAIAQRLFVSEKAVSKHSTSIFTKLELSPSEDDNRRVLAVLAYLMSTP; encoded by the coding sequence GTGCGGGTAGTGGTGGCGGAGGATCTCTTCCTACTCCGGGAGGGCCTGGTGCGGCTCCTCAAGGCCCGGGGCTTCGAGATCGCGGCGGCCACCGACAGCGCGCCGGGCCTGCTCGACGCACTGCTCGAACACCGGCCGGAGCTCGCCGTCGTCGACATCTGGCTGCCGCCCACCCACACCGACGACGGCCTCCGGGCGGCCCTTGCCGCCCGGTCCCGCCTCCCCGGCCTGCCGATCCTGCTGCTCTCGCAGTACGTGGAGCCGCTGTACGCCGAGGAGTTGCTCGCCGACCAGTCAGGTGGGGTCGGGTACCTGCTCAAGGACCGGGTGTTCAGCGACGACCAGTTCGTGGACGCGATCCGCACCGTCGCCGGGGGCGGCACGGTGATGGACCCTCAGGTGGTCACCAAGCTGCTCGGCCGCCAACACCGCAGCACCCCGCTCTCCCGCCTCTCCGACCGGGAGCGCCAGGTCCTGGAGCTGATGGCCGAGGGCCGGTCCAACAGCGCCATCGCCCAGCGGCTCTTCGTCAGCGAGAAGGCCGTCTCCAAGCACAGCACCAGCATCTTCACCAAGCTGGAGCTCTCACCCTCCGAGGACGACAACCGCCGGGTGCTCGCCGTCCTCGCGTACCTGATGTCCACGCCCTGA
- a CDS encoding methyltransferase: MNILTTATGDFTLTRFPEHPREQLRAWDAADEYLLRHLAESGVELSGTVVALGDRWGALVTALAAHGPTQISDSYLGQQATLANLGRNRGGADGVTLLTTRDTPPARIDVLLVRVPKSLALLEDQLHRLAPALHADTVVVGTGMVTEIHTSTLQLFERLIGPTKTSLAVKKARLIFSTPAPGPARGADPWPLSYALPGDIGVASGRTVVNHAGVFCAERLDIGTRFLLQHLPVRRGPELVADLGCGNGVVGTAAALGNPEAELLFVDESHQAVASAEATFRANLPAGAKATFRAADGLAGTPAGSLDLVLNNPPFHSHQATTDATARRMFLDARAALRPGGELWVVGNRHLGYHVTLRRIFGNAQLVAGNPKFVILRAVKR, encoded by the coding sequence ATGAACATCCTGACGACGGCCACCGGCGACTTCACCCTCACTCGTTTTCCCGAGCACCCGCGCGAGCAGCTGCGGGCCTGGGACGCCGCCGACGAGTACCTGCTGCGGCACCTCGCCGAGAGCGGGGTCGAACTGTCCGGCACGGTGGTGGCGCTCGGGGACCGGTGGGGGGCGCTGGTCACGGCGCTCGCCGCGCACGGGCCGACGCAGATCAGTGATTCGTACCTGGGGCAGCAGGCTACGCTCGCCAACCTGGGGCGGAACAGGGGCGGGGCGGACGGGGTCACGCTGCTCACCACCCGGGACACTCCGCCCGCGCGGATCGACGTGCTGCTGGTGCGGGTGCCGAAGAGCCTGGCGCTGCTGGAGGACCAGCTGCACCGGCTGGCCCCGGCCCTGCACGCGGACACGGTGGTGGTCGGTACCGGGATGGTGACGGAGATCCACACCTCGACGCTCCAGCTCTTCGAGCGGTTGATCGGTCCGACCAAGACCTCGCTCGCGGTGAAGAAGGCCCGGCTGATCTTCAGCACCCCGGCGCCGGGGCCGGCGCGTGGGGCCGACCCGTGGCCGCTCAGCTATGCGCTGCCGGGGGACATCGGGGTGGCCTCGGGGCGGACCGTGGTCAACCATGCGGGGGTGTTCTGCGCGGAGCGACTGGACATCGGGACCCGGTTCCTGCTGCAGCACCTGCCGGTGCGGCGCGGGCCCGAGCTGGTGGCCGACCTCGGGTGCGGCAACGGGGTGGTGGGGACGGCCGCCGCGCTCGGCAACCCCGAGGCGGAGCTGCTCTTCGTGGACGAGTCGCACCAGGCCGTGGCCTCGGCCGAGGCGACCTTCCGGGCCAACCTGCCGGCCGGGGCCAAGGCCACCTTCCGGGCGGCGGACGGGCTCGCCGGTACGCCGGCCGGCTCGCTCGACCTGGTGCTCAACAACCCGCCGTTCCACAGTCACCAGGCGACCACCGACGCCACGGCGCGGCGGATGTTCCTCGACGCGCGGGCCGCGCTGCGGCCGGGCGGCGAGCTGTGGGTGGTCGGGAACCGGCACCTCGGGTACCACGTGACGCTGCGGCGGATCTTCGGCAACGCCCAACTCGTGGCCGGCAACCCGAAGTTCGTCATCCTCCGGGCCGTCAAGCGCTGA
- a CDS encoding chloramphenicol phosphotransferase CPT family protein: MAAQEHPAGRIIFLNGTSSSGKSTLAVELLRTLDELYFHLAVDGFNAMGARRADLMEGERLDLALRRMRRGFHRSIAAMAAGGNNVVVDHVLSEPWRLADCLEVLAGYEVLFVGVHCPLPELRRRERDRGDRGLGIAERQYGVVHAHGHYDLEVDTFAEGTEECARAIRAHLAARPAGPTAFDRLRSAAAAS, encoded by the coding sequence ATGGCGGCGCAGGAGCACCCGGCGGGGCGGATCATCTTCCTGAACGGGACCTCGAGTTCGGGCAAGTCCACACTGGCCGTGGAACTGCTGCGCACCCTGGACGAGTTGTACTTCCACCTGGCGGTGGACGGTTTCAACGCGATGGGCGCCCGCCGGGCCGATCTGATGGAGGGTGAGCGGCTGGACCTCGCGCTGCGGCGGATGCGGCGCGGCTTCCACCGCTCGATCGCCGCGATGGCCGCGGGCGGCAACAACGTGGTGGTCGACCACGTGCTCAGCGAACCCTGGCGGCTGGCCGACTGCCTGGAGGTGCTGGCCGGGTACGAGGTGCTCTTCGTCGGGGTGCACTGCCCGCTGCCCGAGCTGCGGCGCCGCGAACGCGACCGGGGTGACCGGGGCCTGGGCATCGCCGAGCGCCAGTACGGCGTGGTGCACGCCCACGGCCACTACGACCTGGAGGTCGACACCTTCGCCGAGGGCACCGAGGAGTGCGCCCGCGCGATCCGCGCCCATCTGGCCGCCCGCCCGGCCGGGCCGACCGCCTTCGACCGCCTCCGCTCTGCCGCTGCGGCTAGCTGA
- a CDS encoding LysR family transcriptional regulator ArgP, which translates to MKAELPHDLVRTLLAVVDEGTFDAAATALHLTPSAVSQRIKALEQRTGRVLLTRTRPVRPTESGQVVVQFARQLARLEDDARNALGMPEDGEDSGPATPSWLPIAVNADSLATWFVPALASLAQDARVHVDLRREDEAHTTTLLRAGEVMAAVTSSPQPVAGCSVQRLGAMVYLPVAAPQFAARWLDGDPALLLPEAPVVCFDRRDELQDAFVGDLTPGRRASVRRHYVPSSEGFADAVTAGLGWGLVPTAQAEPRLQSNTLVRFLPDRTAEVPLYWQQWRLDSPALVAVATAVKAEAKRALR; encoded by the coding sequence ATGAAGGCCGAGCTCCCCCACGACCTCGTCCGTACCCTGCTGGCCGTGGTCGACGAGGGCACCTTCGACGCAGCGGCGACGGCCCTGCACCTGACGCCCTCGGCGGTGAGCCAGCGGATCAAGGCACTGGAACAGCGGACCGGCCGGGTCCTGCTGACCCGTACCCGACCGGTGCGACCGACCGAGTCGGGCCAGGTCGTGGTGCAGTTCGCCCGTCAGCTCGCCCGCCTGGAGGACGACGCCCGCAATGCGCTGGGGATGCCCGAGGACGGAGAGGACTCCGGCCCGGCGACACCCTCCTGGCTCCCGATCGCGGTCAACGCGGACTCGTTGGCGACCTGGTTCGTCCCCGCGCTGGCCTCGCTCGCCCAGGACGCGCGAGTCCACGTCGACCTGCGACGGGAGGACGAGGCCCACACGACCACCCTGCTGCGGGCCGGCGAGGTGATGGCGGCGGTCACCTCCTCGCCCCAGCCGGTCGCGGGGTGCTCGGTGCAGCGGCTGGGCGCCATGGTCTACCTCCCGGTCGCCGCACCGCAGTTCGCCGCCCGCTGGCTCGACGGCGATCCGGCCCTGCTGCTCCCGGAGGCGCCGGTGGTCTGCTTCGACCGTCGCGACGAACTGCAGGACGCCTTCGTCGGCGACCTCACCCCCGGTCGGCGAGCAAGCGTCCGACGCCACTACGTCCCCTCCAGCGAGGGCTTCGCCGACGCCGTGACGGCCGGCCTCGGCTGGGGTCTCGTCCCAACCGCCCAAGCCGAACCCCGGCTACAGAGCAACACCCTGGTCCGGTTCCTCCCGGACCGCACCGCCGAGGTCCCGCTCTACTGGCAGCAGTGGCGCCTCGACTCCCCCGCCCTCGTAGCCGTCGCCACGGCGGTGAAGGCAGAGGCGAAGCGGGCGCTGCGCTAG